The following are from one region of the Dehalococcoidia bacterium genome:
- a CDS encoding biotin/lipoyl-containing protein, producing the protein MAADYRLIVAGEAHEVQVQEADGGVALTIDGETRRADLRRVDGPVLTLLLDGRSFEVVAVERPEGFEILIGNQVFDVEVERPGRRRAEGIAGAGGPTPLRTPLTGIVKDVPVTAGEAVTQGQVLVVVESMKMNNEIRAPRDGTVTEVHVSAGARVERNALLVTIV; encoded by the coding sequence ATGGCGGCGGATTACCGGCTGATCGTCGCCGGCGAGGCGCACGAGGTGCAGGTGCAGGAGGCGGACGGCGGCGTGGCGCTGACGATCGACGGCGAGACGCGCCGCGCCGACCTGCGCCGCGTCGACGGCCCCGTGCTCACGCTCTTGCTCGACGGGCGTTCGTTCGAGGTCGTGGCCGTGGAGCGGCCGGAGGGCTTCGAGATCCTGATCGGCAACCAGGTCTTCGACGTGGAGGTCGAGCGGCCCGGCCGGCGCCGCGCCGAGGGGATCGCCGGCGCCGGCGGGCCGACACCGCTGCGCACGCCGCTCACCGGCATCGTCAAGGACGTGCCGGTCACGGCCGGCGAGGCGGTGACGCAGGGCCAGGTGCTGGTCGTGGTCGAGTCGATGAAGATGAACAACGAGATCCGCGCCCCGCGCGACGGCACGGTGACCGAAGTCCATGTGAGCGCCGGCGCCCGCGTGGAGCGCAACGCCCTGCTCGTCACGATCGTCTGA
- a CDS encoding YggS family pyridoxal phosphate-dependent enzyme, which translates to MVATDVIAANLETVRGRIARAAARAGRDPASVRLVAISKTYGPEAVLAAWNAGQRDFGENRVQEAEEKIPAVAAGGARPVWHLVGHLQTNKVRPALQLFDILQSVDSLHLAEALQRRSVDPVPVLIEVNAGGEASKGGFAPEETADAIAALRSLTHLRVQGLMTVAPPVSDPEAVRPVFRELASLARRLELPELSMGMSGDFEVAIAEGATLVRIGTAIFGPRH; encoded by the coding sequence ATGGTTGCCACCGACGTGATCGCAGCCAACCTCGAGACCGTGCGCGGGCGCATCGCGCGGGCGGCGGCGCGCGCCGGGCGCGATCCGGCCTCGGTGCGGCTCGTCGCGATCAGCAAGACCTATGGGCCGGAGGCGGTGCTCGCCGCCTGGAACGCCGGCCAGCGCGACTTCGGCGAGAACCGCGTGCAGGAGGCGGAGGAGAAGATCCCGGCGGTCGCGGCGGGCGGCGCGCGGCCCGTCTGGCACCTCGTCGGCCACCTGCAGACGAACAAGGTCCGGCCGGCTCTCCAGCTCTTTGATATACTGCAGAGTGTCGATTCGCTGCACCTGGCCGAGGCGTTGCAGCGGCGCAGCGTCGATCCCGTGCCGGTGCTGATCGAGGTCAACGCCGGCGGTGAGGCGAGCAAGGGCGGCTTCGCGCCGGAGGAGACGGCGGACGCGATCGCCGCGCTGCGATCGCTCACGCACCTGCGCGTACAGGGGCTGATGACGGTGGCGCCGCCGGTGTCCGATCCGGAAGCGGTGCGGCCCGTGTTCCGCGAGCTGGCGTCGCTGGCTCGCAGGCTCGAGCTGCCGGAGCTGTCGATGGGCATGAGCGGCGACTTCGAAGTCGCGATCGCAGAGGGCGCCACGCTGGTGCGCATCGGCACGGCGATCTTCGGCCCGCGCCACTAG
- the proC gene encoding pyrroline-5-carboxylate reductase: MTATFDRPEAEAPAVAVGRIGFVGGGFMGEGIVQGLLGRGVARAGDLRVCELAEHRRIHLKERHGVHATGALGEALGGAETVILAVKPQDFDALAHSLVHELHPGQLVLSIMAGVPVRGMREKLQHERIVRAMPNTPGAIGHGFTAWVATPTVTDDEVSRVTAILGALGRSAQMPDEKYLDMATAVSGSGPGFVMLLIEAFIDAAVLVGFKRDLATEMALQTFAGSVEWMRQTGLHPAELRNAVTSAGGTTAAGLQAMERAGLRAAIADGVVAAFERSRALGG; encoded by the coding sequence GTGACGGCAACGTTCGATCGGCCAGAAGCAGAGGCGCCGGCAGTCGCGGTCGGCCGCATCGGTTTCGTCGGCGGCGGCTTCATGGGCGAGGGGATCGTGCAGGGGCTGCTGGGCCGCGGCGTGGCCCGCGCCGGCGACCTGCGCGTCTGCGAGCTGGCCGAGCACCGCCGCATTCATCTGAAGGAACGGCACGGCGTACACGCCACCGGCGCCCTGGGCGAGGCTCTGGGCGGCGCCGAAACCGTCATCCTCGCCGTCAAGCCGCAGGACTTCGACGCCCTCGCGCACAGCCTCGTGCACGAGCTGCACCCCGGCCAGCTCGTGCTCTCGATCATGGCCGGCGTACCGGTACGCGGCATGCGCGAGAAGCTGCAGCACGAGCGCATCGTGCGCGCCATGCCCAACACGCCCGGCGCCATCGGCCACGGCTTCACCGCCTGGGTCGCCACGCCGACGGTGACGGACGACGAAGTGAGCCGCGTTACCGCGATCCTCGGCGCCCTCGGCCGCTCGGCGCAGATGCCGGATGAGAAGTATCTCGACATGGCGACGGCGGTCTCGGGCAGCGGCCCCGGCTTTGTCATGCTGCTGATCGAGGCGTTCATCGACGCCGCGGTGCTGGTCGGCTTCAAGCGCGACCTGGCGACGGAGATGGCGCTGCAGACGTTCGCCGGCTCGGTGGAGTGGATGCGCCAGACGGGCCTGCACCCGGCCGAGCTGCGCAACGCCGTGACTTCGGCCGGCGGCACCACGGCGGCGGGCCTGCAGGCGATGGAGCGCGCCGGTTTGCGCGCCGCCATCGCCGACGGCGTCGTCGCCGCATTTGAACGGTCACGCGCCCTCGGAGGGTAA
- a CDS encoding YggT family protein, with protein sequence MLIEILLVAIILRAVISWFPINPRSQFVIVLNEITEPILAPLRRVVPQLGMIDITPMVAMIVLLVIQRAISAA encoded by the coding sequence TTGTTGATCGAGATCCTGCTCGTGGCGATCATCCTGCGGGCCGTGATCTCGTGGTTTCCAATTAACCCGCGCAGCCAGTTCGTGATCGTGCTGAACGAGATCACGGAACCCATCCTGGCGCCCCTGCGCCGCGTGGTGCCGCAGCTCGGCATGATCGACATCACGCCGATGGTGGCGATGATCGTCTTGCTCGTGATCCAGCGGGCGATCTCGGCAGCCTAA
- a CDS encoding DUF167 domain-containing protein: protein MPAARLAVRLTPRAAADQIGGWSDGELRVRVTAPPVDGRANAALVRLLAEALGIAPGRVRIVAGATARRKLVEFEGVSIEEVTARLGAI from the coding sequence GTGCCGGCCGCCCGCCTCGCCGTCCGCCTCACGCCGCGCGCGGCGGCCGATCAGATCGGCGGCTGGAGCGACGGCGAGCTGCGCGTGCGCGTGACGGCGCCGCCGGTGGACGGCCGCGCCAACGCGGCGCTCGTGCGGCTGCTGGCAGAGGCGCTGGGCATCGCGCCGGGGCGGGTGCGCATCGTCGCCGGCGCCACGGCGCGGCGCAAGCTCGTCGAGTTCGAGGGGGTAAGCATTGAGGAGGTGACGGCGCGGCTGGGCGCGATTTAG
- the recA gene encoding recombinase RecA has translation MADDRGKALELAIAGIEKQFGRGSIMRLGEVSAKLNVEAISTGSLALDIALGIGGIPRGRVTEIYGQESAGKSTVALSVMAQAQKLGGMAAYIDTEHAMDPSYAEAIGIKVEELLISQPDSGEQALEICEALVRSNAVDIVVVDSVAALVPRAEIEGDMGDAHVGLQARLMSQALRKLTSAIARSHTSVIFTNQLREKVGIVFGNPEVTPGGRALKFYASVRIELRRVETLKQGTTVVGSRVKARVVKNKVAPPFHVAEFDIMVTGDNVGISREGDIIDLGVESNLIRKSGAFFSYGDVRLGQGRENAKEFLRGNPELALELEEEIRASVSGARPGVKPKIEMVEDDDEGEE, from the coding sequence GTGGCAGACGACCGTGGCAAAGCCCTGGAACTGGCGATCGCCGGCATCGAAAAGCAGTTCGGCCGCGGCTCGATCATGCGGCTGGGCGAGGTTTCGGCCAAGCTCAACGTCGAGGCGATTTCGACCGGCTCGCTGGCGTTGGACATCGCGCTCGGCATCGGCGGCATCCCCCGCGGCCGCGTGACCGAGATTTACGGCCAGGAGTCTGCCGGCAAGTCCACCGTGGCGCTGAGCGTGATGGCGCAGGCGCAGAAGCTGGGCGGCATGGCCGCCTACATCGATACCGAGCACGCGATGGACCCATCCTACGCCGAGGCGATCGGCATCAAGGTCGAAGAGTTGCTGATCTCCCAGCCGGACAGCGGCGAGCAGGCGCTGGAGATCTGTGAGGCGCTGGTGCGCAGCAACGCCGTCGATATCGTCGTGGTCGATAGCGTGGCGGCGCTGGTGCCGCGGGCTGAGATCGAGGGCGACATGGGCGACGCGCACGTCGGCCTGCAGGCGCGGCTGATGTCGCAGGCGCTGCGCAAGCTGACCTCGGCCATCGCCCGCTCGCACACCTCGGTGATCTTCACCAACCAGTTGCGCGAGAAGGTCGGCATCGTCTTCGGCAACCCGGAAGTCACGCCGGGCGGGCGGGCGCTGAAGTTCTACGCCTCGGTGCGCATCGAGCTGCGCCGCGTGGAGACGCTGAAGCAGGGCACGACCGTCGTCGGCAGCCGCGTGAAGGCGCGCGTGGTCAAGAACAAGGTCGCGCCGCCGTTCCACGTGGCCGAGTTCGACATCATGGTCACCGGCGACAACGTGGGCATCAGCCGCGAGGGCGACATCATCGACCTGGGCGTCGAGAGCAACTTGATCCGCAAGTCCGGCGCCTTTTTCAGCTACGGCGACGTGCGCCTGGGCCAGGGCCGCGAGAACGCGAAGGAGTTCCTGCGCGGCAACCCGGAGCTGGCGCTCGAGCTGGAGGAAGAGATCCGCGCCAGCGTCAGCGGCGCCCGCCCCGGCGTGAAGCCGAAGATCGAGATGGTCGAGGACGACGACGAGGGCGAGGAGTAG
- a CDS encoding ABC transporter ATP-binding protein has product MQQTAPRGGETAPQDGPILSIRNLKKYFEIGGGFLRKAAILRAVDDVSFEVRAGETFGLVGESGCGKSTLAQTVVRLLEPTAGQVVFQGQDISRIKGNRLRMVHRDLQMVFQDPYTSLDPRMTVRGIIEEPLRNFRAGNRRERERRVEELLERVNLHAYFMNRYPHEFSGGQRQRIGIARALALQPRVVVCDEPVSALDVSIQAQVLNLLRDLQRDFNLTYLFIAHNLAVVAHISDRIGVMYLGKMVEIAPTAQLMSAPRHPYAKALLSAIPVPDRKLRRERIILHGEVPSPINPPSGCHFRTRCPIAQEICAREEPELREIAPGQFAACHFAE; this is encoded by the coding sequence ATGCAGCAAACGGCCCCGCGAGGCGGCGAAACGGCGCCGCAGGACGGCCCGATCCTCTCCATTCGCAACCTGAAGAAGTACTTCGAGATCGGCGGCGGCTTCCTGCGCAAGGCCGCGATCCTGCGCGCCGTGGACGACGTCTCCTTTGAGGTGCGCGCGGGCGAGACCTTCGGCCTGGTGGGCGAGAGCGGCTGCGGCAAGAGCACGCTGGCGCAGACTGTGGTGCGGCTGCTGGAGCCGACCGCGGGGCAGGTCGTCTTCCAGGGCCAGGACATCTCGAGGATCAAGGGCAACCGTCTGCGCATGGTGCACCGCGACCTGCAGATGGTCTTCCAGGATCCATATACCTCGCTCGACCCACGCATGACCGTGCGCGGCATCATCGAGGAGCCGCTGCGCAACTTCCGCGCCGGCAACCGCCGCGAGCGCGAACGCCGCGTCGAGGAGCTGCTCGAGCGCGTCAACCTGCACGCCTACTTCATGAACCGCTACCCGCACGAGTTCTCCGGCGGCCAGCGGCAGCGCATCGGCATCGCACGGGCGCTGGCGCTGCAGCCGCGCGTCGTCGTCTGCGACGAGCCGGTCTCGGCGTTGGATGTCTCGATCCAGGCGCAGGTGCTGAACCTGCTGCGCGACCTGCAGCGCGACTTCAACCTGACCTATCTGTTCATCGCCCATAACCTGGCCGTGGTGGCGCACATCTCCGACCGCATCGGCGTGATGTACCTGGGCAAGATGGTGGAGATCGCGCCGACCGCGCAGCTGATGTCCGCGCCGCGCCACCCCTACGCCAAGGCGCTGCTCTCCGCCATTCCCGTGCCGGACCGCAAGCTGCGGCGCGAGCGCATTATCCTGCACGGCGAGGTGCCCAGCCCGATCAACCCGCCGTCCGGCTGCCACTTCCGCACGCGCTGCCCGATCGCGCAGGAGATCTGTGCCCGGGAAGAGCCAGAGCTGCGCGAGATCGCGCCCGGCCAGTTTGCCGCCTGCCACTTCGCGGAGTAG
- a CDS encoding ABC transporter ATP-binding protein: MSDLLNVRDLTTKFFTRAGVVSAVDGVSFDVRVGETLGIVGESGCGKSVTALSLMRLVPNPPGRITGGSIGLHAGEGAPLDLVKIDESEMREIRGNAISMIFQDPMTSLNPVLTVGFQLIEPQKLHLKISESEAQRRSVALLEAVGIPAAAERLKDYPHQFSGGMRQRVMVAMALACNPRLLIADEPTTALDVTIQAQLLDLIASLTRDMGTAVILITHDLGVVAQVCERVIVMYAGRIVEEATADQLFETPRHPYTVGLMHSMPRLGPAVRDRLTPIVGAPPDLVSPPKGCRFAPRCPLRIEQCEEQPPRVEIEPGHRVACWRSDEVA; this comes from the coding sequence ATGTCCGACCTGCTCAACGTGCGCGACCTGACGACCAAGTTCTTCACCCGCGCGGGCGTCGTCAGCGCGGTCGACGGCGTCTCCTTCGACGTGCGCGTGGGCGAGACGCTGGGCATCGTCGGCGAAAGCGGCTGCGGCAAGTCCGTCACCGCGCTCTCGCTGATGCGGCTGGTGCCCAATCCGCCGGGCAGGATCACCGGTGGCAGCATCGGCCTGCACGCGGGCGAGGGCGCGCCGCTGGACCTGGTCAAGATCGACGAGTCGGAGATGCGCGAGATCCGCGGCAATGCGATCTCGATGATCTTCCAGGACCCGATGACCTCGCTGAACCCCGTGCTCACGGTCGGCTTCCAGCTGATCGAGCCGCAGAAGCTGCATCTCAAGATCTCGGAGTCCGAGGCGCAGCGCCGCTCCGTCGCCCTGCTCGAGGCCGTCGGCATTCCCGCCGCGGCCGAGCGGCTGAAGGATTACCCGCACCAGTTCTCCGGCGGCATGCGCCAGCGGGTGATGGTCGCCATGGCCCTGGCCTGCAACCCGCGCCTGCTGATCGCCGACGAGCCGACCACGGCGCTCGACGTGACGATCCAGGCGCAGCTGCTCGACCTGATCGCCAGCCTCACGCGCGACATGGGCACGGCGGTGATCCTGATCACGCATGACCTCGGCGTCGTGGCGCAGGTCTGCGAGCGCGTGATCGTGATGTACGCCGGCCGCATCGTCGAAGAGGCGACGGCCGACCAACTCTTCGAGACGCCGCGCCACCCCTACACCGTCGGGCTGATGCACTCGATGCCGCGGCTCGGCCCGGCGGTGCGCGACCGGCTCACGCCGATCGTCGGCGCCCCGCCGGATCTCGTCTCGCCGCCGAAGGGCTGCCGCTTCGCGCCGCGCTGCCCGCTGCGCATCGAGCAGTGCGAGGAGCAGCCGCCGCGGGTCGAGATCGAGCCGGGGCACCGCGTCGCCTGCTGGCGCAGCGACGAGGTCGCCTGA
- a CDS encoding methylmalonyl-CoA mutase family protein translates to MTTVQRSLSEWREGAYARALKRAPERQPAFETTGATEIQPLYTPESLSQNGGFDYDQQLGYPGEFPYTRGVQPTMYRGRFWTMRQYAGFADAEESNRRYRYLLEQGQTGLSVAFDLPTQIGYDSDDEMAQGEVGKVGVAIDSLLDMEILFNQIPLEQVTTSMTINATAPILLALYVAVAKKQGGDLRKIGGTIQNDILKEYIARGTYIFPPKPSMRLITDVFAWCKDELPSWNTISISGYHMREAGSTAAQEIAFTLADAIAYIEAALSAGLKIDAFGPRLSFFFACHNNFLEEVAKFRAARRLWAKIARDRFGATDPRSQMLRFHTQTGGATLTAQQPDNNIVRTTVQALAAVLGGTQSLHTNSKDEALALPSEHAVQIALRTQQILAYENGVGDTVDPLGGSYFVESLTDTLEADAAKLIARIDALGGAVNAIEQGFQQREIQDASYRFQVEIEKKERTIVGVNRFQTEEPPIEGLLRVDPRVGERQTAKIAQIRKQRDQAKVDAVLRKIEQAAHGTQNTMPLFVEAVEAYTTIGEICDVLRGVWGEQCDALVF, encoded by the coding sequence ATGACGACCGTGCAGCGTTCCCTCTCCGAGTGGCGCGAGGGCGCCTACGCCAGGGCCCTCAAACGTGCCCCCGAGCGCCAGCCGGCCTTCGAAACCACCGGCGCCACGGAGATCCAGCCGCTCTACACGCCGGAATCCCTCAGTCAAAATGGGGGCTTCGACTACGACCAGCAGCTCGGCTACCCCGGCGAGTTTCCGTACACGCGCGGCGTGCAGCCGACGATGTACCGCGGCCGCTTCTGGACCATGCGCCAGTACGCCGGCTTCGCCGACGCCGAGGAGTCCAACCGCCGCTACCGCTACCTGCTGGAGCAGGGCCAGACCGGCCTCTCCGTCGCCTTCGACCTGCCCACGCAGATCGGCTACGACTCCGACGACGAGATGGCCCAGGGCGAGGTCGGCAAGGTCGGCGTCGCCATCGATTCGCTGCTCGACATGGAGATCCTCTTCAACCAGATCCCGCTCGAGCAGGTCACCACCTCGATGACGATCAACGCCACGGCGCCGATCCTGCTCGCGCTTTATGTCGCCGTGGCGAAGAAGCAGGGCGGCGACCTGCGCAAGATCGGCGGCACGATCCAGAACGACATCCTCAAGGAGTACATCGCCCGCGGCACCTACATTTTCCCGCCCAAGCCCTCCATGCGGCTGATCACCGACGTCTTCGCCTGGTGCAAGGACGAACTGCCAAGCTGGAACACGATCTCGATCTCCGGCTACCACATGCGCGAGGCCGGCAGCACCGCCGCACAGGAGATCGCCTTCACCCTGGCCGACGCGATCGCCTACATCGAGGCGGCGCTCTCCGCCGGGCTCAAGATCGACGCGTTCGGCCCGCGCCTGTCGTTCTTCTTCGCCTGCCACAACAACTTCCTCGAAGAGGTCGCCAAGTTCCGCGCCGCGCGGCGGCTGTGGGCCAAGATCGCCCGCGACCGCTTCGGCGCCACGGATCCGCGCTCGCAGATGCTGCGCTTCCACACGCAGACCGGCGGCGCCACGCTCACCGCGCAGCAGCCCGACAACAACATCGTACGCACCACGGTGCAGGCGCTGGCCGCGGTGCTGGGCGGTACGCAGTCGCTGCACACTAACTCCAAGGACGAGGCGCTGGCCCTGCCCAGCGAGCACGCCGTGCAGATTGCGCTGCGCACGCAGCAGATCCTCGCCTACGAGAACGGCGTGGGCGACACGGTCGATCCGCTCGGCGGCTCGTACTTCGTCGAGAGCCTGACCGACACGCTGGAGGCCGACGCGGCGAAGCTGATCGCGCGCATCGATGCGCTCGGCGGCGCGGTGAACGCGATCGAGCAGGGCTTCCAGCAGCGCGAGATCCAGGACGCGTCGTATCGCTTCCAGGTCGAGATCGAGAAGAAGGAGCGCACGATCGTCGGCGTCAACCGCTTCCAGACGGAGGAGCCGCCGATCGAGGGGCTGCTGCGCGTCGATCCGCGCGTGGGCGAACGGCAGACGGCGAAGATCGCGCAGATCCGCAAGCAGCGCGACCAGGCGAAGGTCGACGCGGTCCTCAGGAAGATCGAGCAGGCGGCGCACGGCACGCAGAACACGATGCCGCTCTTCGTTGAGGCGGTCGAGGCCTACACCACGATCGGCGAGATCTGCGACGTGCTGCGCGGCGTTTGGGGCGAGCAGTGCGACGCGCTCGTCTTCTAG
- a CDS encoding GGDEF domain-containing protein codes for MSARTERTHVAQALRLYRQMARLAWPRSYPARVLLIAVLIQTPLLAVIAVLALQPEGSRLHRWELLVALLAVLAGMAAAAWAIRAMLEPVLLARRALGAYLEDGELRPLPTGFSDDAGLLMRDVAYAIGRWQAHGNRHEERPAFDALTGLLNRPAALDRLRQAFSLASREGRAIALAMLDVDRLSLVNERHGHAAGDRLLAAISTRLQSAMRGGDWAARWAGDEFLVLLYTDLDGASIALERLRTAVEELRLLVDGAPVACTISAGGAAMQPGEEPLATLHRADVAVYRAKNAGANCVRLYGPTDEIAEPPVRPRPEPDERRDQQPA; via the coding sequence GTGAGCGCACGAACCGAGCGCACACACGTGGCCCAGGCGCTGCGGCTGTATCGCCAGATGGCGCGGCTCGCCTGGCCACGCAGCTACCCGGCACGCGTCTTGCTGATCGCCGTGCTCATACAGACGCCGCTGCTGGCGGTGATCGCCGTGCTGGCGCTGCAGCCGGAAGGCTCGCGCCTGCACCGCTGGGAGCTGCTGGTGGCGCTGCTGGCGGTGCTGGCCGGCATGGCGGCGGCGGCGTGGGCCATCCGCGCCATGCTCGAACCGGTGCTGCTGGCACGGCGGGCGCTCGGCGCTTACCTGGAAGACGGCGAGCTGCGCCCTTTGCCCACCGGCTTCAGCGACGATGCCGGCCTCCTGATGCGCGATGTCGCCTACGCCATCGGCCGCTGGCAGGCGCACGGCAACCGGCATGAGGAACGCCCCGCCTTCGACGCGCTCACCGGACTGCTCAACCGCCCGGCCGCGCTCGACCGGCTGCGCCAGGCGTTCAGCCTCGCCTCACGCGAAGGGCGGGCGATCGCGCTCGCCATGCTTGACGTGGACCGGCTCAGCCTGGTGAACGAGCGCCACGGCCACGCCGCGGGCGACCGGTTGCTGGCGGCGATCAGCACCCGGCTGCAGTCGGCGATGCGCGGCGGCGACTGGGCAGCGCGCTGGGCTGGGGATGAGTTCCTGGTCCTGCTGTACACCGACCTGGACGGCGCCAGCATCGCCCTGGAACGCCTGCGGACGGCGGTCGAGGAGCTGCGGCTGCTGGTCGACGGTGCGCCGGTGGCCTGCACGATCAGCGCGGGCGGGGCGGCGATGCAGCCGGGCGAGGAACCGCTGGCGACCTTGCACCGGGCCGATGTGGCCGTCTACCGTGCCAAGAACGCCGGCGCCAACTGCGTGCGCCTCTACGGCCCGACCGACGAGATCGCCGAGCCGCCGGTACGCCCGCGCCCCGAGCCGGACGAGCGGCGCGACCAGCAGCCGGCATAG
- a CDS encoding methyltransferase domain-containing protein, protein MTTAAESAAAAYAGRIDAIEQQRRRLSGDPPPADRWSGAMARLFRADPRRELDAATAVIAADVRPNDVLIDVGGGAGRLGLPLALRCREVINVEPSPGMGEEFEALAKESGISNVRLIRKDWLEADGVRGDVALAAHVTYFVRDIAGFIRRMQAAAARRAVLFIASPPPPARSRRLYQHVFGEDQVLVPGQAELLPVLWELGILPDVHMLPGIMPLPGALPATREEAVQTALRTLGLGTDSARRAEAQARIERDFAALFAETAQGFQPLYTDETRGIIISWETNPAAA, encoded by the coding sequence ATGACCACCGCCGCTGAGAGCGCGGCCGCAGCCTACGCCGGCCGCATCGACGCCATCGAGCAGCAACGCCGCCGGCTGAGCGGCGACCCGCCGCCCGCAGACCGCTGGAGCGGGGCGATGGCCCGGCTCTTCCGCGCCGATCCGCGCCGCGAGCTCGACGCGGCCACGGCCGTGATCGCGGCCGATGTGCGGCCGAACGACGTGCTGATCGACGTGGGCGGCGGCGCCGGCCGCCTCGGCCTGCCGCTGGCGCTGCGTTGCCGCGAAGTGATCAACGTCGAGCCGTCGCCGGGCATGGGCGAGGAGTTCGAGGCGCTGGCCAAGGAGTCGGGCATCAGCAACGTGCGCCTGATTCGCAAGGACTGGCTCGAAGCGGATGGCGTGCGGGGCGATGTGGCGCTCGCGGCGCACGTGACCTACTTCGTGCGCGACATCGCCGGCTTCATCCGGCGCATGCAGGCCGCGGCGGCACGGCGGGCCGTGCTCTTCATCGCCAGCCCGCCGCCGCCCGCGCGCAGCCGCCGGCTCTACCAGCACGTCTTCGGCGAGGACCAGGTGCTCGTCCCCGGCCAGGCCGAGCTGCTGCCCGTGCTCTGGGAGCTCGGCATTCTGCCCGATGTGCACATGCTGCCCGGCATCATGCCGTTGCCCGGTGCTCTGCCGGCCACGCGCGAGGAGGCGGTGCAGACGGCGTTGCGCACGCTCGGCCTCGGCACGGACAGCGCGCGGCGGGCGGAGGCGCAGGCGCGCATCGAGCGGGACTTTGCCGCGCTGTTTGCCGAGACCGCCCAGGGCTTCCAGCCGCTCTACACGGACGAGACCCGCGGCATCATCATCAGCTGGGAGACGAACCCGGCCGCCGCCTGA
- a CDS encoding carboxymuconolactone decarboxylase family protein, with product MAENETRRRGYEMRRRLMGAAFVDRYDGTVYNDPLMERFRDLTSETIFGSLWTRPGLDLKTRALICVISDTATGRTPELAIHLRMARGQGWSEDELAEALLHLAGYVGAPLVREAMLTAKAVFADLRSEAAAD from the coding sequence ATGGCCGAGAACGAGACGAGGCGCCGCGGTTACGAAATGCGGCGCCGGTTGATGGGCGCGGCGTTCGTGGACCGCTACGATGGGACGGTCTACAACGATCCGCTGATGGAGCGGTTCCGCGACCTGACGTCCGAGACGATCTTCGGCTCGCTCTGGACGCGGCCGGGGCTGGACCTGAAGACCCGTGCGCTGATCTGCGTGATCTCCGACACGGCCACGGGGCGTACCCCGGAACTGGCCATCCACCTGCGCATGGCGCGCGGGCAAGGCTGGAGTGAAGACGAGCTCGCCGAGGCGTTGCTGCACCTCGCTGGCTACGTGGGCGCGCCGCTGGTGCGCGAGGCGATGCTCACCGCCAAAGCGGTCTTCGCCGATCTCCGCAGCGAGGCCGCCGCGGACTGA
- a CDS encoding DUF488 family protein, whose product MAARQEIRIKRVYEPPAPEDGRRVLVDRLWPRGLSKERARLDAWLRELAPSDELRRWFGHDPGRWQEFSRRYRRELADPVRQAALKELAAGDLPLTLLYAARDTEHNEAQILKQVLDERRRNPAR is encoded by the coding sequence ATGGCGGCCAGGCAGGAGATTCGCATCAAGCGCGTGTACGAGCCGCCCGCACCGGAGGACGGCCGCCGTGTCCTCGTCGACCGGCTGTGGCCGCGCGGCCTCTCGAAGGAACGCGCCCGGCTCGATGCCTGGCTGCGCGAGCTGGCGCCGTCCGATGAGCTGCGGCGCTGGTTCGGCCACGACCCCGGCCGCTGGCAGGAGTTCTCGCGGCGCTACCGGCGGGAGCTGGCCGACCCGGTGCGGCAGGCGGCGTTGAAGGAGCTGGCCGCCGGCGATCTGCCGTTGACACTGCTGTACGCGGCGCGCGACACCGAGCACAACGAGGCGCAGATCCTGAAGCAGGTGCTCGACGAGCGGCGGCGCAATCCCGCCCGCTGA